A DNA window from Chelativorans sp. AA-79 contains the following coding sequences:
- a CDS encoding conjugal transfer protein TraG, translated as MSATKILWGQITIVFLIVLATTWGATQYVAWSLGYQAQLGPPWFVLFGTPIYYPPAIFWWWYFYEAYAPPIFAKGGIIAASGGFIAIAVAIGMSVWRAREAKNVATYGSARWAGKGEIRAAGLLDPDGVVLGRYERDYLRHDGPEHVLCFAPTRSGKGVGLVVPSLLTWPGSAIVHDIKGENWQLTSGFRSQHGRVLLFDPTNPKSSAYNPLLEVRRGEWEVRDVQNIADILVDPEGSLDKRNHWEKTSHSLLVGAILHVLYAEPDKTLAGVAKFLSDPKRPVDSTLRAMMKTAHLGEAGPHPVVASAARELRNKSENERSGVLSTAMSFLGLYRDPVVAEVTRRSDWRISDIVGGDQPVTLYLVVPPSDINRTKPLMRLLLNQIGRRLTEDLQANAGRHRLLLMLDEFPALGRLDFFETALAFMAGYGLKSFLIAQSLNQIEKAYGPNNSILDNCHVRVSFATNDERTAKRVSDALGTATEMKAMKNYAGHRLSPWLGHLMVSRSETARQLLTPGEIMQLPPHEEIVMVAGIPPIRATKARYYEDARFRERVLSPPELKGPEDTRADDWTALPIPARPEAAADHDDQATDSEDPTESERRLQPELSRVKPVQKKKPIENEFEIALPDEVEEEATQNRRMVRQVQGIARQVAMDPNDGMEL; from the coding sequence ATGTCCGCCACCAAGATTCTCTGGGGACAGATCACCATCGTCTTCCTCATCGTCCTCGCCACCACCTGGGGCGCGACCCAGTATGTTGCCTGGAGCCTCGGCTATCAGGCGCAACTCGGGCCGCCCTGGTTCGTGTTGTTCGGCACCCCGATCTATTATCCGCCTGCGATCTTCTGGTGGTGGTATTTCTATGAAGCCTATGCGCCGCCGATCTTCGCCAAGGGCGGGATCATCGCGGCGTCAGGCGGCTTTATCGCCATCGCGGTCGCCATCGGCATGTCGGTCTGGCGGGCGCGCGAGGCAAAAAACGTCGCCACCTATGGCTCGGCGCGATGGGCCGGAAAAGGAGAGATCAGGGCGGCGGGCCTGCTCGATCCCGATGGGGTCGTGCTCGGCCGCTATGAGCGCGACTATCTGCGGCACGATGGCCCGGAGCATGTGCTGTGCTTTGCCCCGACGCGTTCCGGTAAAGGCGTCGGCCTGGTCGTGCCCTCGCTCCTGACCTGGCCGGGGTCAGCCATCGTCCACGACATCAAGGGCGAGAACTGGCAGCTCACCTCCGGCTTCCGCTCGCAGCACGGCCGTGTGCTGCTCTTCGACCCGACCAATCCAAAGTCGTCGGCCTACAATCCGCTGCTCGAGGTGCGCCGTGGTGAATGGGAGGTGCGCGACGTCCAGAACATCGCCGACATCCTCGTCGATCCGGAAGGCAGTCTCGACAAGCGCAACCATTGGGAAAAGACCTCCCACAGCCTCCTCGTCGGCGCCATCCTGCATGTGCTTTACGCCGAACCGGACAAGACCCTGGCCGGCGTCGCCAAGTTCCTGTCCGATCCCAAGCGTCCCGTGGATTCCACGTTGCGCGCCATGATGAAGACCGCGCATCTCGGCGAAGCGGGGCCGCATCCCGTCGTCGCCAGTGCCGCGCGTGAGCTGCGCAACAAGTCCGAGAACGAACGCAGCGGCGTGTTGTCGACGGCGATGTCCTTCCTCGGCCTCTATCGCGATCCGGTCGTGGCCGAGGTCACACGGCGCTCCGACTGGCGCATCAGCGATATCGTGGGCGGCGATCAGCCGGTCACGCTTTACCTCGTCGTGCCGCCTTCCGACATCAACCGCACCAAGCCGCTGATGCGGTTGCTGCTCAATCAGATCGGCCGCCGCTTGACCGAGGACCTGCAAGCGAATGCCGGGCGGCATCGGCTGCTCCTGATGCTCGACGAGTTTCCGGCGTTGGGCAGGCTCGATTTCTTCGAGACCGCGCTGGCCTTTATGGCCGGCTACGGCCTGAAATCATTCCTGATCGCGCAGTCGCTGAACCAGATCGAGAAAGCCTACGGGCCGAACAACTCGATCCTCGACAACTGCCATGTGCGGGTCAGCTTCGCCACCAACGACGAGCGCACCGCGAAACGGGTGTCGGACGCGCTCGGCACCGCCACCGAGATGAAAGCGATGAAAAACTACGCCGGTCACCGCCTGTCGCCCTGGCTCGGGCACCTCATGGTCTCACGCTCGGAGACGGCTCGCCAGTTGCTGACGCCGGGCGAGATCATGCAGCTTCCGCCGCACGAGGAGATCGTCATGGTGGCGGGCATCCCCCCGATCCGGGCGACGAAGGCGCGCTATTACGAGGATGCCCGGTTTCGGGAGCGCGTTCTGTCACCGCCTGAATTGAAAGGTCCCGAAGACACGCGGGCCGACGACTGGACTGCGCTTCCGATCCCGGCCCGACCGGAAGCCGCTGCGGACCACGATGACCAGGCAACCGATAGCGAAGATCCGACCGAATCCGAACGCCGGTTGCAGCCGGAACTCAGCCGCGTGAAGCCGGTGCAGAAGAAAAAGCCCATCGAGAACGAGTTCGAGATCGCGCTGCCCGACGAAGTTGAGGAAGAAGCCACGCAAAATCGGCGCATGGTCCGGCAAGTACAGGGCATTGCCCGGCAGGTTGCCATGGACCCGAACGACGGCATGGAGTTGTAG
- a CDS encoding CopG family transcriptional regulator encodes MANRRKKKKLTVYLDPDVEKALTEFAARRDQSQSMIGEAAIASFLSPDDAERREAIVAKRLDQIDRRITRMERDVGIAVESLAVFIRFWVNTTPALPEPAAQAARAKANERYESFITALGRRLAQGPKLRQEVSEDVDGSDQPAGSN; translated from the coding sequence ATGGCCAATCGTCGGAAGAAGAAAAAACTCACCGTCTATCTGGACCCCGATGTCGAAAAAGCCCTGACAGAGTTTGCCGCGCGGCGGGATCAGTCGCAGTCGATGATCGGCGAGGCAGCCATCGCCTCATTCCTGTCTCCCGACGATGCCGAACGTCGAGAGGCGATCGTCGCCAAGCGGCTCGATCAGATCGACCGGCGCATCACCCGGATGGAGCGTGACGTCGGTATCGCCGTCGAAAGCCTGGCGGTGTTCATCCGCTTCTGGGTCAACACGACACCGGCATTGCCCGAGCCCGCAGCACAGGCGGCACGGGCCAAAGCCAATGAGCGCTATGAATCATTCATCACAGCACTCGGCCGACGTCTCGCGCAGGGGCCGAAGCTACGGCAGGAGGTTTCTGAGGATGTTGATGGGTCAGACCAGCCAGCAGGGTCAAACTGA